The region gggagtcttactgttaggcaccaccagtggggtcttagggttgggcaccactatgggggtcttagagttaggcaccaccagggggggtcttagggttaggcaccaccagggtggtcttatggttaggcgccaccaggggggatcttagggttaggtgccaccagggggatattagggttaggcccaccagggggggtcttggggttaggcccaccagaggagggttctgtgtgagagtagggagaggttagattATTGTGAAATATCGGCAAACATTGCCGATATTTCACAATATGAATAAggttgtagaatattggtaagtctaccgatattctactactgcaatTAAATTGTCATTTATCGATTGCACCTAAATTAGTGTGCAGCTTTTTTAAATGCATGCCCCAAACAGGTGGCATGGTAGCGAGTTGTTACGAAACAAGTCTAGAGCATGACAGTGAATGATATCGCTGAGAAAAGTGCGGTGTAAAGTGTGTGCATGTTTGATTCTTCACCTTACTGACAAGATGTATTTTTACCTATGGACAGATAACATGGCAAGGGAACAAGGCTGGGACCATCAGTTCACCGCAGAGTTTATTGAGCAGTACCGACGACTCCCGTGCTTATGGAAGACAACATCCAATGAATACAGGGACCGCACTAAGATGGAGAGCGCCTATAACAGCCTGGTGTCATTCTGCAAATCAAGGAACATCGATGTCGATGTAATGTCTGTGAAGCGCAAAATTCAGAACTTACGGACCGTGTTTTACAGAGCTTACAAGAAATATCAATCATCCAAAAGGTCAGGAGCAAGACCAGACAAGATTAAGAAACCATATTTGTGGTACTTTGATCTATTGTTATTCGTATATGAGCAGGACTGTCCAATCACAACCAGTTCCAATATGCAGGTTGGGACAGTGGCAAGTGACCAGGAGGTATGGACACCACTGGAGGAGGCACATGGCATTCCTTACTCACCAAGTGAGGCGTCGACCAGCAGCCTCGAAAAGGTGAGTTCATGCACTGCTGAATTTCAAGACTTGTATTTAGTACCAGTGGTCATATTTGGTACAATTGTATCACTGTGTATTTCATTATCGCTAGTTAGTATCtacactatacaatacaatacaataacatttctatagcgcttttctcccataggatttaaagcgcttaggctctctcagattcagtagttggtaataggatgaagtattaacacaaaagttatatttctgcaaatgccaaactgaacaggtgggttttcagtctggatttaaacacgtgcagagatggagctgtcctgatctgctgaggtaaggagttccaaaacgcaggagcagcatgacagaaggctctgggaccaaaagtttgcaagtggactctgggtatgactagattattagaacctgtggatctgacatTGCAGGGATATactaactattattattatttcgtatttatatagtgccaacatctttcacagcgctgtagagtatatagtcttgtcactaactgtccctcagaggggctcacaatcaaatccctacaaTACTGCATGATACATGGACTTATGAAtgtctatgtattgtgtagtgtatgtatcatagtcttgggCAAATTTTTTAGGGGTGAAgccgattaacttatctgtgtgttttagggatgtgagaggaaaccaatgtgcccagagaaaacacacacagacacagggagaacatacaaagtttGGGCTTATACtgtagtgccctgactgggatttaaactgaggacccagtgctgcaaggcgagagcgctaaccactaaacCACCGTACTGTCCCCGAACACTCACAATagaaaccctaccatagtcacatgtccattGTAGTCAAGGGCCCATGTCTGTGGGAAAGCAGTTATTAACAcataaggtatttgcaataatccaGGTTTAAACattagcaactgtggtttcccatggtgCCTCGCTCCTGTATATCCAACTTATCTCTGTATgcctctgaagccaggcttacatccagaaccgatgGTGTATAGTTAGCCAAAAAGtcagtctgtctctctctctccctctcatcttccagggaattgtagtttttcaaaagccagcttacataccatggctgggaatttaacccaggtctcagtgtttggtaggcaactgacttatctgctataccaccaacaacactacatgctgaagccagcctagcatgtaccattatgatcaatccaagagaaaaagtagcatgcttaaggatttgtagcatgtcaaaagccaactcactgtggctgggaattgaacccaggtctcagtgtgtggtaggcaactgacttatccgctataccaccaacaacactacatgctgaagccagcctagcatgtacaattatgatcaatccaagagaaaaagtagcatgcttagggctctttcacactagaggctgcagtagaaaaggctgaaagtcagccttttgcttaacgccaatacatagcgttttcaaagtgtTTTCAAACCGTTttgaaagcgttttacagctcatatgaaaacgtccttttttttttttctataaaaataagtgaacaagtcagctgtaaaacgctttgaaaacgctgaagttggcgttttccattgactatcattgaaacgccaacagccaacgctccaaaacgcccagttagatgtgaaaggtaaaatgaaagtctatggactttcattttaccttagaaaaCGTCAACTttggctgtggcgttaaaacgccgacaaagtcctctggtgtgaaagggcccttaaggatttgtagcatgtcaaaagccaactcaccatggctgggaattgaacccaggctgggaattgaacccaggtctcagtgtgtggtaggcaactgacttatccactataccaccaacaacactacatgctgaagccagcctagtatgtaccattatgatcaatccaagataaaaattagcttgctaaaggatttgtagccaggcatggccttgccttttgtgttcaacagtcgtCCGAAGAGAAGCCatggtagattcatatctctctctctctctctctctctctctctctctctctctctctctagtagggatggtcaccgctttccatggaattgtattttccggaatttttaggcggaaattgctcATTcagttccgtttggtcggaacagaATTCCTTTTTCAGTCTGGCGGAATTCggaaaatgcctgtgaaattctgccagtatccgttgatggttttaagctgaaaattcagttcaatggcatcaagtcctagagagagagagagagagatcatttttctcttgggtatatcagaatggtacatgctaggctggcttcagcatgtagtgttgttggtggtatagtggataaGTCAGTTgcttaccacacactgagacctgggttcaattcccagccatggtatgtaagctggcttttgaaaaacttcaattccctggaagatgatacCCTCCTCCCTCGAGGAGAGAGATTGAGatttttttccgacggaattcggaattccgaggaatttcgtacaaatccggcggaattttcatagtgacggaatttaacactgatggaatccgtgatttccggcggaacggaatttgctcgttccgatcatccctattcaGGAGTGATGTATCATGGGAAACAATAGTTGCCCAGTAAAACTGGATTAAGGCACATTACATTGAGTGCTGCGGTTCTGTGGGAGGGCTTTTCGGTGaatttgaaaggacaactgaagtgagaggtatatggaggctgccatatttatttccttataaacagtaacagttgcctggcagccctgctggtctgtttggctgcagtagtatctgaataacaccagaaacaagcatgcagctaatccggtcagaactgaaaataatgtcagaaacgcctaatCTGCTGATATTgcataaaaggcaataaatatgactacatatccctctcacttcaattgtgctttaaagtgaacagGAACCTCCCAAAAatcaaccagatacttacctaaggagagggaaggctctgggtcctatagagccttcctgttcctctcctggtccccagtTCCATGGCTGGCTCCCCCGGTACCAataggtcaaatactgctctctctgctttgggagcctgagtgctccatgAAGACGGGTGGCTCCATATTGCGCACGTGCAAACACCATCTCTCGCACACTCACGCATtgccgtcctgcgccgcccaggggaaggaggggagggagggaaagggagcgaggcctgaaatcgctgcggaggggggctttgaggagcccccccccactACACgcaggtagccggcggcgatcagacccccccagcaggacatccccctagtggggaaaaaagggggggaagtctggtcaccctggctgttacacgatctgtgctgtgggctgaatagcccacccagcacagatcttcccaaaatagcccggtccttaagtggttaatggaggGTAAGAGAAGTGGGcaggccttccctctccttaggcaagtatctgtttgtttgtttttaagcttcccattaactttaaaagatacccgaggtgacacgtgacatgatgagatagacatgtgtatgtacagtgcctagcacacaaatgacgatgctgtgttcctttttttttcttttctctgcttgaaagagttaaatatcaggtatgtaagtggctgactcaatcctgactcagacaggaagtgactacagtgtgaccctcactgataagacattccaactataaaacacgttcctagcagaaaatggtttctgagagcagaaaagagataaaaagggtcaaaagttcatagattttagctctggcatactctaatgaatgtgtcattgagcaaaaacaataaaactgttaaaacttaaaaagtagatctaaacataaaattaaaccgtggaatatcttaaaaagtcattttttaggagaaggaatatagatacaattgtt is a window of Hyperolius riggenbachi isolate aHypRig1 chromosome 6, aHypRig1.pri, whole genome shotgun sequence DNA encoding:
- the LOC137521969 gene encoding uncharacterized protein — protein: MAREQGWDHQFTAEFIEQYRRLPCLWKTTSNEYRDRTKMESAYNSLVSFCKSRNIDVDVMSVKRKIQNLRTVFYRAYKKYQSSKRSGARPDKIKKPYLWYFDLLLFVYEQDCPITTSSNMQVGTVASDQEVWTPLEEAHGIPYSPSEASTSSLEKTTCSSRPGTSDPLNHMTHAQETSNNDWLNSGPNSPILPDAPRVPDTGSGYRGRNESTVNAEIVGRVQEASVLLHNQQSVNELIGLQWGQRLNMLNREQWHHAHVAIDEILYKASDGLLTSQWVDLIRRPVPGPPHSSHRGPQYHGDHTGY